In a single window of the Elaeis guineensis isolate ETL-2024a chromosome 6, EG11, whole genome shotgun sequence genome:
- the LOC140858615 gene encoding LOW QUALITY PROTEIN: proteinaceous RNase P 1, chloroplastic/mitochondrial-like (The sequence of the model RefSeq protein was modified relative to this genomic sequence to represent the inferred CDS: inserted 1 base in 1 codon; deleted 1 base in 1 codon), producing the protein MHGKGRWSVGRSEMDENGVCRRCGERLVCIDIDPQETEDFVKSLASLASQREVKTDFMGFQEWLNRHGPFDAVIDXCNVGLYKQHNFSFFQLNSVVKGMRQMSPSKKMPLIILHCRRVKGGPADNPNNKKLLETWQKAGALYATPPGSNDDWYWLYAAVSCRSLLVTNDEMRDHLFELLGTSFFPRWKEKHQVRLTFSRKGPSFHMPPPYSIVIQESEGGSWHIPTVLGDDIETPRQWVCATRDANTVSSLSHA; encoded by the exons ATGCACG GAAAAGGGCGGTGGAGTGTTGGGAGGAGCGAGATGGATGAGAACGGGGTGTGTCGGCGGTGTGGGGAGAGGCTGGTGTGCATAGATATTGATCCGCAGGAGACAGAGGACTTTGTGAAGTCGTTGGCTTCCCTGGCTTCCCAGAGAGAGGTCAAGACTGACTTCATGGGCTTCCAG GAGTGGCTCAACCGTCATGGACCATTTGATGCTGTTATAG GCTGCAATGTAGGCCTGTATAAGCAACACAACTTCAGCTTTTTCCAG CTAAATTCTGTTGTAAAAGGAATGCGTCAAATGAgtccatca aaaaaaatgccCCTTATTATTTTGCATTGTCGGCGTGTGAAAGGTGGCCCTGCTGATAATCCAAACAATAAGAAACTATTGGAGACCTGGCAGAAGGCCGGTGCACTATATGCTACCCCTCCAGGCTCAAATGATGATTG GTATTGGTTGTATGCGGCTGTCAGTTGTAGGTCTTTGCTTGTTACAAATGATGAAATGAGGGACCACTTGTTTGAATTGCTAGGGACTAGTTTCTTCCCTAGATGGAAAGAGAAGCATCAG GTGCGACTTACATTTTCCAGAAAAGGCCCCAGTTTTCACATGCCACCTCCATATTCAATAGTCATTCAG GAGTCTGAAGGTGGAAGCTGGCATATACCAACAGTTTTAGGAGATGATATTGAAACACCTCGGCAGTGGGTTTGTGCAACCAGAGATGCTAACACAGTTTCCTCTCTATCCCATGCGTAG
- the LOC105047781 gene encoding polypyrimidine tract-binding protein homolog 2 has translation MASTSGQPQFRYTQTPSKGLHLRNLPWECTEEELVELCKPFDKIVNTKCNVGANRNQAFVEFGLHKLLSSCKPVSN, from the exons ATGGCTTCGACCTCGGGGCAGCCGCAGTTCCGGTACACGCAGACGCCGTCGAAGGGGCTCCACCTCCGCAACCTGCCGTGGGAGTGCACGGAGGAGGAGCTTGTCGAGCTGTGCAAGCCCTTCGATAAGATCGTCAACACCAAATGCAACGTCGGCGCCAATCGCAACCAGGCCTTTGTTGAGTTT GGATTACACAAACTCTTATCTTCCTGTAAACCCGTCAGCAATTGA